A stretch of Methanobrevibacter sp. YE315 DNA encodes these proteins:
- a CDS encoding cation-translocating P-type ATPase: MVENRCYDADCTDENCHNPEHFNYICLDPNCDEIHCENPDHYDKQLLRDYQKSTDLSVYDHREEIDYDEDVDINLCACPDCADDDDHDHVHDHGHSHDHHHDHEHEHHHDHEHEHSHDHHHDHEHEHHHDHEHEHHHDHEHEHHHDHEHEHHHDHEHEHHHDHEHEHSHDHHHDHEHEHHHDHEHEHSHDHHHDHVKEDVCHDDDCGCHDHDHDDDVEFSLCACPDCADDDDHGHDHGHEHAHGDGELLAEGKPLIANRPIQIIVASGILFVLGHIFEWLSFDPTIVTITYMIGAVIAGYEIAILAYKSLVNRHTIGPAMLMCIACVASFIIGHPEEGAAVTFLYYIAEFLEDYAEHRAKRSIKSLVEIAPDTARVKVGDKEEIRNVDEVDIGDIVIVKPGDKVPLDGEVILGSSSINQASITGESVPVLKEVGDEVFSGTVNEDGYLEIKVTKAAKDSVISKIVTLVKRSQLNRSETETLVEKVAKYYTPIMMVAAACVAFIPPFLFGQNLVDWVYKALSLLVISCPCAFLISTPVGMVSAITSATRNGVIIKGSTYVEEMRNVKAVIFDKTGTLTEGKLVFSEVKVLDENYSEDEIVKIASALEFQSSHPIAQAIVNYADENNIIFDAIEDFKNVPGKGIVANINGEQFYAANESLIEGSSFDISREDINRYSAEGKTVVFIGNAEKVIGLITVSDKIRANASEVIADLKDKGVETVMLTGDNKMAARKVANEIGIQHVFSDLLPEDKLNILDTIRNKFGDVAMVGDGINDAPALARANIGIAMGAAGSDVAIETADIALMQDDISKLPYLFALSHKTMGIIKQNITAAIAVKLLCVVLAILGIITLMMSVGFGDLGLTLLVILNSFRIGMVKDPLF; the protein is encoded by the coding sequence ATGGTAGAGAATAGATGTTATGATGCGGATTGTACAGATGAAAACTGCCACAATCCAGAACACTTCAATTACATCTGTTTGGATCCAAACTGTGATGAAATTCACTGTGAAAACCCAGATCATTATGATAAACAATTATTAAGAGATTATCAAAAAAGCACTGATTTAAGCGTTTATGACCACAGAGAAGAAATTGATTACGATGAAGACGTGGATATAAATCTATGTGCTTGTCCAGATTGCGCAGATGATGACGATCATGACCATGTTCACGACCATGGACATTCTCATGACCACCATCATGACCATGAGCATGAGCATCATCATGATCACGAGCATGAGCATTCTCATGACCACCATCATGACCATGAGCATGAGCATCATCATGACCATGAGCATGAGCATCATCATGACCATGAGCATGAGCATCATCATGACCATGAGCATGAGCATCATCATGACCATGAGCATGAGCATCATCATGATCACGAGCATGAGCATTCTCATGACCACCATCATGACCATGAGCATGAGCATCATCATGATCACGAGCATGAGCATTCTCATGACCACCATCATGACCATGTTAAAGAGGATGTTTGCCATGATGATGATTGTGGCTGTCATGACCATGACCATGACGATGATGTTGAATTTAGTTTATGCGCTTGTCCAGATTGTGCAGATGACGATGACCATGGGCATGACCACGGTCACGAACATGCACACGGTGATGGGGAATTGTTAGCTGAAGGAAAACCATTGATTGCAAACAGACCGATCCAAATCATCGTTGCAAGCGGTATTTTATTTGTTCTAGGCCATATCTTTGAATGGTTATCATTTGACCCTACAATCGTAACTATAACATATATGATTGGTGCAGTAATTGCAGGCTATGAAATAGCTATTTTAGCATATAAATCATTAGTTAACAGACATACTATTGGTCCTGCAATGTTAATGTGTATCGCTTGTGTCGCATCATTCATTATTGGACATCCTGAAGAGGGTGCTGCGGTTACTTTCCTTTATTATATTGCAGAATTTTTAGAAGACTATGCCGAACATAGAGCCAAACGTTCAATTAAGTCATTAGTTGAAATCGCTCCAGATACTGCAAGAGTAAAAGTAGGGGATAAGGAAGAGATTAGGAATGTTGACGAAGTGGATATCGGCGACATTGTCATTGTAAAACCTGGTGATAAGGTTCCTTTAGATGGTGAAGTTATTTTGGGTTCCTCTTCAATTAACCAGGCTTCCATTACTGGTGAAAGTGTTCCAGTTTTAAAAGAAGTCGGGGATGAAGTATTTTCAGGAACTGTAAACGAAGACGGATATCTGGAAATTAAGGTAACCAAGGCGGCAAAAGATTCAGTTATCTCAAAAATCGTAACTTTGGTTAAAAGGTCACAACTCAACAGATCTGAAACAGAAACTTTAGTCGAAAAAGTGGCTAAATATTATACTCCAATCATGATGGTTGCAGCAGCATGCGTTGCATTTATTCCGCCATTTTTATTTGGTCAAAATCTGGTTGATTGGGTTTATAAAGCTCTTTCACTGCTTGTAATTTCATGTCCATGTGCATTTTTAATTTCAACACCTGTCGGAATGGTGTCTGCAATTACTTCCGCCACAAGGAATGGTGTCATTATTAAAGGAAGTACTTATGTTGAAGAAATGCGTAATGTTAAAGCAGTAATCTTTGATAAAACAGGTACTTTAACTGAAGGAAAATTAGTATTTAGTGAAGTTAAAGTTTTAGATGAAAATTATTCAGAGGATGAAATCGTCAAAATCGCATCTGCTTTGGAATTCCAATCTTCCCACCCAATCGCTCAGGCAATTGTAAACTACGCTGATGAAAACAACATCATTTTTGATGCTATCGAAGACTTTAAAAATGTTCCTGGTAAGGGAATTGTTGCTAATATCAATGGCGAACAGTTCTATGCCGCCAATGAGTCCTTGATTGAAGGAAGCTCCTTTGACATTTCAAGAGAGGATATAAATAGATATTCTGCTGAAGGAAAAACTGTTGTTTTCATTGGAAATGCTGAAAAGGTTATTGGTTTGATTACAGTATCCGATAAGATTAGGGCTAATGCTTCTGAAGTCATTGCCGATTTAAAGGATAAGGGTGTTGAAACCGTAATGCTTACCGGGGATAATAAGATGGCGGCCAGAAAAGTCGCAAATGAAATTGGCATTCAGCATGTTTTCTCCGATCTGCTTCCTGAAGACAAACTGAATATATTGGACACTATTAGAAATAAATTTGGAGATGTCGCTATGGTTGGTGATGGTATCAACGATGCGCCGGCTTTAGCACGTGCAAATATTGGTATTGCAATGGGTGCTGCAGGTTCTGATGTAGCTATCGAAACTGCAGATATCGCATTGATGCAAGACGATATTTCTAAACTACCATATCTATTTGCTTTAAGCCATAAGACAATGGGTATTATTAAACAGAACATCACTGCAGCTATTGCAGTTAAATTATTATGTGTTGTACTTGCAATTTTGGGTATTATCACATTGATGATGTCTGTTGGTTTCGGAGACTTAGGTTTAACATTGCTTGTTATCTTAAACTCCTTTAGAATTGGAATGGTGAAAGATCCACTATTCTAA
- a CDS encoding helix-turn-helix transcriptional regulator has translation MENNNLENNNEDMCEIFDSHEDVVSRVKERIPDETEFADLSEFFKIFGNPTRLKIISLLCIEDLCVCDICEALDLNQTTVSNQLRILRANNIVKYQKEGKMARYSLTDLHIEMIYKVGLEHILE, from the coding sequence ATGGAAAATAATAATCTTGAAAACAACAATGAGGATATGTGTGAAATATTCGACTCTCATGAAGATGTTGTCAGTCGTGTAAAAGAGCGCATACCTGACGAAACTGAATTCGCTGATTTATCAGAATTCTTCAAAATATTCGGAAACCCTACAAGATTAAAAATTATTTCTCTACTTTGCATAGAAGATTTATGTGTTTGCGATATTTGCGAAGCGCTTGATTTGAATCAAACCACAGTTTCAAATCAATTAAGAATATTGCGCGCAAATAATATTGTCAAATATCAAAAAGAAGGTAAAATGGCAAGATATTCACTTACCGACCTTCATATTGAAATGATTTACAAAGTAGGTTTGGAACATATATTAGAATAA
- a CDS encoding DUF2124 domain-containing protein, with the protein MEDVYEWKGLNGQLVTFKKEVGDAQKITYIGSPGVCTPFAEFLSYAVRDKENHFIPLLDIDECHEFESKPYAMVLKDEVSDPHDSDVVVLLGGLSMPKYDVDTEELTALVKDILKEDGMLMGVCFMDMFTKAGWLEKVDFDCVIDGTLIGVVKK; encoded by the coding sequence ATGGAAGATGTATATGAATGGAAAGGATTAAACGGACAGCTTGTAACATTTAAAAAAGAGGTTGGGGATGCTCAAAAAATTACTTATATTGGATCTCCAGGAGTCTGCACTCCATTTGCAGAGTTTCTATCTTATGCAGTGAGAGATAAAGAAAACCATTTCATTCCTTTATTGGATATTGATGAATGCCATGAATTTGAATCCAAGCCATATGCTATGGTGCTTAAAGATGAAGTATCTGACCCTCACGACTCTGATGTTGTTGTCTTGTTGGGAGGCCTGTCAATGCCTAAATATGATGTGGATACTGAAGAGTTAACTGCATTAGTCAAAGACATTTTAAAGGAAGATGGCATGCTTATGGGTGTTTGTTTCATGGACATGTTTACTAAAGCGGGCTGGCTGGAGAAGGTCGATTTTGATTGTGTCATCGATGGGACATTAATAGGTGTGGTTAAAAAATAG
- a CDS encoding isoprenylcysteine carboxylmethyltransferase family protein, whose protein sequence is MIRDIIGYVLGLIIFIIGIPFVMYLASGSPSLAQITSIQWILFILLAIFGIGLSIWSIVYMKNVGNGNPFDAFNHEVAPRTTSLMIDGPYGICRNPMLLGVFVYHIGVLIALFSFGALLIFVIEIIIMNVQVKREEQRLMKDFGKQYDDYMKKVNRFLPRL, encoded by the coding sequence ATGATTAGGGATATCATCGGATATGTACTTGGATTAATTATTTTCATAATTGGAATTCCTTTTGTTATGTATTTAGCTTCAGGAAGTCCAAGTTTAGCACAAATTACTTCAATCCAATGGATTTTATTTATTTTATTAGCTATTTTTGGAATTGGATTAAGTATTTGGTCAATTGTTTACATGAAAAATGTGGGTAATGGCAATCCGTTTGATGCATTTAATCATGAAGTGGCGCCAAGGACTACTTCTTTGATGATTGATGGGCCTTATGGAATCTGCAGAAACCCAATGCTTTTAGGAGTATTTGTTTATCATATTGGTGTTTTGATTGCATTGTTTTCTTTCGGAGCTTTATTAATTTTCGTAATCGAAATTATAATAATGAATGTTCAAGTTAAGAGGGAAGAGCAACGCCTAATGAAAGATTTTGGAAAACAATATGATGATTATATGAAAAAGGTTAATAGATTCTTGCCAAGATTATGA
- a CDS encoding ABC transporter permease, whose protein sequence is MSLSKKMLRDIKLNKTQFIAIFMMAFLGIFAFTGICSEYYGLEQTSDSFYDETNLADGWIYDIDFDDADLDEIRNITTEAERVFVVQSVGDFDNDPDITLHFVENNTISKFYPSEGSDFDIDDEDGVWLDKRFADAKDLGIGDNITFEINGMELEKEIKGIGYSPEYVYEASPTSIIPDFGDLGFAYLSYKAFPTDVKYNTLLVKYNQSDSDFKEKLNDSIEYLSFTKKEDHSSVAQFHEEMTQHKMMGDIFPILFILITFLTLLTTMTRIVTLQRTQIGILKAVGFRDNIIILHYILYGFIPVLIGSVLGLITGPMVIPQMFYPTMSSRYTLPFWEPGFDMSFVYIVILLVVSSVIVTYLTCRNISKENPANTMRPKAPKTASAGLIEKSKLWKRLSFNFRWNWRDAKRNKFRALMAIIGVMGCVALLIAAFGMNDSMNDIKTWEYEDISHFESKLVIANNPSLSELDDILDDTNGSFIMQMPIEIKANDMEDTVLVLASNNTDLISYTDSNKNPIEIKEGKVSISIKLANKFNLSVGDEIKWHIVGSDDWISSKIGQIHAEPVSQGLIMSPDTLEDEGLNFTPTSILTTEKFDNDSDSIKSVTTLESMEDSWTEMTSSVMMMVSVVTVVAAVLAILVLYNLGILSFTEMEREVATLKVLGFKTNFLRRLLLTQNLVFTAIGFVLGIPLGFYFMTLMMDAAGESLYYVPTLTWGNILLTAAITFSISIIVNLMFSGRIKDLDMVEALKDVE, encoded by the coding sequence ATGTCATTATCTAAAAAAATGCTGAGAGATATTAAGCTCAACAAAACACAGTTTATTGCAATATTCATGATGGCATTTTTAGGTATTTTCGCTTTCACTGGCATTTGTAGTGAATACTATGGATTAGAACAGACCAGTGATAGTTTTTATGATGAAACAAACCTTGCTGACGGTTGGATTTACGATATTGATTTTGATGATGCTGATTTGGATGAAATAAGAAACATCACTACCGAAGCTGAAAGGGTGTTTGTAGTTCAATCGGTTGGTGATTTTGATAATGACCCGGATATTACTCTGCATTTTGTTGAAAACAACACGATTTCCAAGTTTTATCCAAGTGAAGGTTCCGATTTTGATATAGATGATGAAGACGGTGTTTGGCTAGATAAGCGATTTGCCGATGCTAAGGATTTAGGAATTGGAGATAACATAACTTTCGAAATAAATGGGATGGAACTGGAAAAGGAGATTAAAGGAATTGGTTATTCTCCGGAATATGTTTATGAAGCATCACCTACTTCAATAATACCTGATTTTGGAGATTTAGGATTTGCATACTTGTCTTACAAGGCATTTCCAACTGATGTTAAGTACAATACATTGCTTGTTAAATATAACCAATCAGATAGTGACTTTAAAGAAAAATTGAATGATTCAATCGAATATCTGTCATTTACAAAAAAGGAAGACCATTCTAGTGTAGCTCAGTTTCATGAAGAAATGACTCAGCATAAAATGATGGGAGATATTTTCCCGATTTTATTTATTCTAATTACATTCTTAACACTTTTAACAACAATGACACGGATTGTAACTCTTCAGCGCACTCAAATAGGTATTCTGAAGGCTGTTGGATTTAGGGATAATATAATAATATTGCATTACATATTATATGGATTCATACCAGTTTTGATAGGATCCGTTCTGGGTTTGATTACCGGACCTATGGTAATTCCACAAATGTTTTATCCAACAATGAGTTCACGTTATACGTTGCCTTTTTGGGAACCCGGTTTTGACATGAGTTTTGTATATATTGTCATATTGCTTGTTGTTTCATCCGTTATTGTAACATATTTGACTTGTAGAAATATTTCAAAGGAAAATCCTGCAAATACAATGAGGCCAAAGGCTCCTAAAACTGCATCAGCGGGGTTAATTGAAAAATCAAAGCTTTGGAAACGTTTAAGTTTTAATTTCAGATGGAACTGGAGAGATGCAAAAAGAAATAAGTTCAGGGCATTGATGGCAATAATTGGTGTTATGGGCTGTGTAGCATTGTTAATTGCGGCATTTGGTATGAATGACAGTATGAATGATATCAAAACCTGGGAATATGAGGATATAAGTCATTTTGAATCAAAATTGGTAATAGCCAACAATCCCTCCTTAAGCGAGTTGGATGATATTTTGGATGATACAAACGGCAGTTTTATCATGCAGATGCCGATTGAAATTAAGGCAAATGATATGGAAGACACGGTTTTGGTTTTAGCATCGAATAACACGGATTTAATATCTTACACGGACAGCAATAAAAATCCTATTGAAATTAAGGAAGGCAAGGTTTCTATCTCAATTAAACTTGCAAATAAGTTTAATCTGAGCGTTGGTGATGAGATCAAATGGCATATTGTTGGAAGTGATGATTGGATATCTTCAAAAATCGGCCAGATTCATGCAGAACCTGTTTCACAAGGTTTAATAATGTCTCCGGATACTCTTGAGGATGAAGGTTTGAATTTCACACCAACAAGTATTTTAACCACTGAAAAATTTGACAACGATTCTGATTCAATCAAATCAGTTACAACCCTGGAGTCAATGGAGGACAGCTGGACTGAAATGACCTCTTCAGTCATGATGATGGTTTCTGTTGTAACTGTCGTTGCGGCCGTTTTAGCTATTCTAGTTCTTTATAATTTGGGAATCCTATCATTCACAGAAATGGAGAGGGAAGTTGCAACCTTAAAAGTATTGGGCTTTAAAACCAACTTCCTTAGAAGATTGTTATTAACTCAAAACTTGGTATTTACAGCCATTGGATTTGTATTGGGAATTCCATTGGGATTCTACTTCATGACTCTAATGATGGATGCTGCAGGCGAATCCCTATATTATGTTCCGACATTAACTTGGGGAAATATTCTTTTAACCGCTGCAATAACTTTTTCAATTTCAATTATTGTTAATCTGATGTTTTCAGGCAGGATTAAGGATTTGGATATGGTTGAAGCACTTAAAGATGTTGAATAG
- a CDS encoding ATP-grasp domain-containing protein, protein MRNIIVVDCISTGINFIGDIINRGFNPIVLELKSAADPELYQAMLKHNYDEINEKFDMIYEKDTYEETLEEVRKADPVLVLPGNEHGVILASKLSNDLGLLCNPIENLDAMTLKNEMHNRLAEKGLRYIRGKPVRSVDEAIKFYDDESLSEVVIKPVYSAGSDGVRICTNRQEMIDSLDDVFNRKNYYGDDIDEILIQERIKGEEYIVNTVSCQGFHRVTLIWKYHKVKTNEGAIIYDTVETINELGIAEAEMVEYAYKVADALGIEYGPIHGEYMIDEEGPVLIEVNCRPCGGHMPAKFLDRISGQHETDSILDSYLKPVRFFEKVKQRYRLQAHGALKMFIVPEDIIAKSAPMVSISPNLKSFFKADFAEMAKEGIFYVKTEDLDSNCGIIYLVNEDKSLLKDDISFLRSLEKYAFALVLSPELEKIKDLDEDKLKNDLKNVADSIEDYGTGLLITDQFLDTDSIHQVAIEDLANVNDEFDYVIVNLNKSIVEKRDDLTVEVLLGILKRIKVGGIVFVPETTYEYVPGQRKGIEALMLDLDLRIEVPPYGIDAGVIASKNVIS, encoded by the coding sequence ATGAGAAATATTATTGTCGTTGATTGTATATCTACAGGAATTAATTTTATTGGAGATATTATTAATAGGGGTTTTAATCCAATTGTTTTAGAACTGAAGTCCGCTGCTGATCCGGAATTATATCAAGCAATGCTTAAACATAATTATGATGAAATAAATGAAAAATTTGACATGATTTATGAAAAGGATACTTATGAAGAAACGCTTGAAGAGGTTCGAAAAGCAGATCCTGTATTGGTATTGCCGGGCAATGAACATGGTGTTATATTAGCATCCAAATTGTCTAATGATTTGGGCCTTTTATGCAATCCTATTGAAAATCTGGATGCAATGACATTAAAAAATGAAATGCATAATAGATTGGCTGAAAAGGGACTTCGTTATATTAGGGGAAAACCTGTTCGTTCTGTAGATGAGGCTATCAAATTTTATGATGATGAATCTTTAAGTGAAGTGGTTATCAAACCAGTATACAGTGCGGGTTCTGACGGTGTGCGCATTTGTACAAATAGGCAGGAAATGATAGACTCCCTAGATGATGTATTCAACAGGAAGAATTATTATGGTGATGACATCGATGAAATCTTAATTCAGGAACGTATTAAGGGTGAGGAGTATATTGTGAACACTGTTTCTTGTCAGGGATTTCATCGCGTAACTTTAATCTGGAAATATCATAAAGTAAAAACCAATGAAGGGGCCATAATCTATGATACTGTAGAAACCATTAATGAATTGGGTATTGCTGAAGCTGAAATGGTTGAATATGCTTATAAGGTGGCAGATGCACTTGGTATTGAATATGGGCCAATTCATGGTGAATATATGATTGATGAGGAGGGTCCTGTACTTATTGAAGTTAATTGCCGCCCATGTGGTGGACATATGCCTGCTAAATTTTTAGATAGGATTTCAGGTCAACATGAGACTGACAGTATTCTCGATTCCTATTTGAAACCTGTTCGTTTCTTTGAAAAGGTAAAACAAAGATATAGGCTGCAGGCTCATGGGGCATTAAAAATGTTCATTGTTCCAGAAGACATTATAGCCAAATCTGCACCTATGGTAAGTATTAGTCCTAACCTAAAAAGTTTCTTCAAAGCCGATTTTGCTGAAATGGCCAAAGAAGGAATATTTTATGTTAAAACTGAGGATTTGGATTCAAATTGCGGCATCATTTACTTGGTTAATGAAGATAAAAGTTTGCTAAAAGATGATATCAGTTTTTTAAGAAGCTTGGAGAAATATGCTTTTGCATTGGTTTTAAGTCCTGAATTAGAAAAAATTAAAGATTTGGATGAAGACAAATTAAAGAATGACCTTAAAAATGTGGCAGATTCCATTGAAGATTATGGAACCGGACTTTTAATAACAGACCAATTTTTAGATACTGATAGTATCCATCAAGTTGCTATAGAAGACCTTGCTAATGTTAATGATGAATTTGATTATGTAATAGTTAATTTAAATAAAAGTATAGTTGAAAAACGGGATGATCTTACTGTGGAAGTTCTTTTGGGTATTTTAAAACGTATTAAAGTTGGGGGAATCGTTTTTGTTCCTGAAACCACATATGAATATGTTCCAGGTCAAAGAAAAGGTATTGAAGCATTAATGTTGGATTTGGATTTGAGAATTGAGGTCCCTCCTTATGGAATTGATGCTGGCGTTATTGCTTCAAAAAATGTAATTAGTTAA